One part of the Chryseobacterium mulctrae genome encodes these proteins:
- a CDS encoding putative signal transducing protein, whose product MSNLVKFKFYETALEANRDKQILAESNINSFIANEQLIQSDWLLSQAVGGIQLQVFEDDFENAEKILADYKENEKFALEVEHMIEHPKFDFVCPKCGSNHIYKDDRSTSFFGISLLSSDRYVCYYCENEFTH is encoded by the coding sequence ATGAGCAACTTAGTTAAGTTTAAATTTTACGAAACTGCACTTGAAGCCAATCGTGACAAGCAGATTCTTGCCGAAAGCAACATCAACAGTTTCATTGCAAACGAACAGCTGATTCAGTCGGATTGGTTGCTTTCACAAGCTGTTGGCGGAATTCAGCTACAGGTTTTTGAAGATGATTTTGAAAACGCCGAAAAAATCTTAGCTGATTATAAAGAAAACGAAAAGTTTGCCCTTGAAGTAGAACATATGATTGAACATCCGAAGTTTGATTTTGTCTGCCCTAAATGTGGCTCAAATCACATCTACAAAGACGACAGATCAACAAGTTTCTTTGGAATTTCTTTGCTTTCGAGTGATAGATATGTGTGTTACTATTGTGAGAATGAGTTTACGCATTGA
- a CDS encoding 3'-5' exonuclease encodes MNLKLHKPLCVFDLETTGTNVGKDRIVEICILKVNPDSSRESKTWRVNPEMPIPVSSSEIHGIYDEDIKDAPTFKEIAPKIVEMISGSDLGGFNSNRFDVPLLAEELLRAEFDFDLNKFKLVDAQTIFHKKEPRNLGAAYQFYCGKTLENAHSAEADVLATFEVLDAQVGKYDDLPNEVAELSEFSTQNKFADLAGMIHYNAKNQEIFAFGKYKGQVVKEVFQKDLGYFGWLQNADFPLYTKKIFTKIQLSSKF; translated from the coding sequence ATGAACTTAAAACTGCATAAACCTCTTTGTGTATTTGATCTTGAAACAACAGGAACCAACGTTGGAAAAGACCGAATTGTTGAAATCTGTATTTTAAAAGTAAATCCCGATTCTTCAAGAGAAAGCAAAACATGGAGAGTAAATCCCGAAATGCCGATTCCTGTTTCGTCAAGTGAAATCCACGGAATTTATGATGAAGACATCAAAGACGCTCCAACTTTCAAAGAAATTGCTCCAAAAATTGTTGAGATGATTTCCGGATCTGATTTGGGAGGTTTTAATTCAAACCGTTTCGATGTTCCTTTGTTGGCTGAAGAATTACTTCGTGCAGAATTTGATTTTGATTTAAACAAATTCAAATTAGTCGATGCACAAACAATTTTCCATAAAAAAGAACCAAGAAATTTGGGTGCTGCTTACCAATTCTACTGTGGAAAAACTTTAGAAAATGCCCATTCTGCGGAAGCTGATGTATTGGCAACGTTCGAAGTTTTGGATGCACAAGTTGGAAAATACGACGATCTTCCTAATGAAGTTGCCGAGTTAAGTGAATTTTCTACTCAGAATAAATTTGCTGATTTAGCCGGAATGATTCATTACAATGCAAAAAATCAGGAAATTTTTGCTTTCGGAAAATACAAAGGTCAGGTTGTAAAAGAAGTTTTCCAGAAAGATCTGGGATATTTCGGATGGTTGCAAAACGCTGATTTCCCTTTGTACACCAAGAAAATTTTTACTAAAATTCAGCTTTCAAGTAAATTTTAA
- a CDS encoding CDP-alcohol phosphatidyltransferase family protein: MNFIKNNLANAITLGNLFSGCVGAVHLILGDYQTTAICIILSLVLDFFDGFVARALKANSNLGTQLDSLADMVSFGFIPGLTMFKMLEPFGNELFGLQLPFEIKYFGFLITLFSCLRLAIFNLDEEQKYYFKGLNTPSNTILVFGLFYAFKEIQSFSFLLENVLFLLIFTVISSWILISPIKMIAMKFKSMKLQDNYPKLTLLIGSILILAIFKIVGIPMVILYYIFISIIFQKQLN; the protein is encoded by the coding sequence ATGAATTTCATTAAGAACAATCTGGCAAACGCCATTACACTGGGCAATCTTTTTTCGGGTTGCGTTGGTGCTGTACATTTGATTTTAGGTGATTACCAAACGACAGCAATCTGCATTATTTTGTCTTTGGTTTTAGATTTTTTCGATGGTTTTGTGGCAAGAGCATTAAAAGCCAATTCGAATTTGGGAACCCAGCTAGATTCTTTGGCAGATATGGTAAGTTTCGGTTTTATCCCGGGATTGACGATGTTTAAAATGCTGGAACCTTTCGGAAATGAACTTTTTGGATTACAGCTTCCTTTTGAAATTAAATACTTCGGGTTTTTAATTACGCTTTTCTCTTGTTTGAGATTAGCAATTTTTAACCTTGACGAAGAACAGAAATATTATTTTAAAGGTTTAAATACTCCTTCAAATACAATTTTAGTTTTTGGATTATTTTATGCTTTCAAAGAAATCCAAAGCTTTAGTTTCCTTCTTGAAAATGTATTGTTTTTATTGATCTTCACTGTAATTTCTTCTTGGATCCTTATCAGTCCGATTAAAATGATTGCCATGAAATTCAAATCGATGAAACTACAAGATAATTATCCGAAATTAACTTTATTAATTGGCTCAATTCTTATTTTAGCGATATTTAAAATTGTCGGAATCCCGATGGTTATTCTTTATTATATTTTTATTTCAATTATATTTCAAAAACAGCTGAATTAA
- a CDS encoding LTA synthase family protein, with the protein MKFFKEFRKEEILVLCYRIFLAFVFYQIARLLFWFFNKDLIKVDSIVDYLSLAYHGIAFDLTAILYVNALFIFLSLIPIVINTKSGYQKFMIWLYFITNGIAYAMNFGDFIYYKFSQARLTSAAFQVAKHETNILKVFTASIIEHPFVIIWFVFLMAAWVFLYKRFKINYKKPVKLIPYFIWSVVTLCISAVLIVGGIRGDFKHSTRPINLVDANKFVKTPLQGNLVLNSTFSFFRTMGTNNFKEVHFVDQKFIDENINTYKTYDRQVQDKPNIVIFIVESFGREYSGAFNKDKNIKDYVSYTPFIDSLANESLIFPNTFANGRQSIHGMSSILAGIPSLMDAFTSSPYSNQKIQSIVSVCNDMGYDTSFYHGAPNGSMGFLGFGNILGFKHYFGKDEYNHNEDFDGMWAIWDEPFLQYFAKNVGKSTPFMATVFTASSHHPFKIPAKYNGKFKKGNIEMHEPMQYTDYAIKEYFETAKKQPWFKNTIFVFTGDHTNQVYYSEYEKAMNRFAVPLIFYSPNPEYQLKGVNDELAQQIDIYPTLADLIGYNKKIRSWGRSLVSEKKYQPLIVNSDGTSEQFIYGNYIYRFDGKNIIGIYDKSDLGFQNNLNDKIKSPETEKGKQMAKAWYQDYMSRVINRKLN; encoded by the coding sequence ATGAAATTTTTCAAAGAATTCAGAAAAGAAGAAATCCTCGTTCTATGTTACAGGATTTTCTTGGCTTTTGTTTTTTATCAGATTGCGAGACTTTTGTTTTGGTTTTTCAATAAAGATTTAATAAAAGTAGACAGCATTGTAGATTATCTGAGCTTGGCTTATCACGGGATTGCTTTTGATCTTACAGCGATTTTGTATGTGAATGCTTTGTTTATTTTTTTAAGTTTAATTCCTATTGTCATCAATACAAAAAGCGGATATCAAAAATTTATGATCTGGCTTTATTTTATCACCAACGGAATTGCGTATGCAATGAATTTCGGGGATTTTATTTACTATAAATTTTCTCAGGCAAGGCTTACTTCTGCAGCTTTTCAGGTAGCAAAACATGAGACGAATATTTTAAAAGTATTCACTGCTTCTATTATAGAGCATCCATTTGTTATTATTTGGTTTGTGTTTTTAATGGCTGCATGGGTTTTTCTGTATAAAAGATTTAAAATCAATTATAAAAAACCTGTAAAGCTCATTCCTTACTTTATTTGGTCTGTGGTGACTTTGTGTATTTCTGCGGTATTAATTGTTGGCGGAATCAGAGGAGATTTCAAACACAGCACAAGACCAATTAATTTGGTTGATGCGAATAAATTTGTAAAAACTCCGCTTCAGGGAAATTTGGTTTTGAACTCTACTTTTTCGTTTTTCAGAACCATGGGAACCAATAATTTTAAGGAAGTTCATTTTGTCGATCAGAAATTTATTGATGAAAATATCAATACCTATAAAACATACGACAGACAGGTTCAGGATAAACCAAACATTGTGATTTTTATTGTGGAATCTTTCGGTAGAGAATATTCCGGAGCTTTTAATAAAGATAAAAACATTAAAGATTATGTTTCTTACACACCATTTATAGACAGTTTGGCAAATGAAAGTCTTATTTTCCCTAATACTTTTGCCAACGGAAGGCAATCAATTCATGGGATGAGCAGTATTTTGGCGGGAATTCCGAGCTTGATGGATGCTTTTACGAGCTCGCCTTATTCTAATCAGAAAATTCAGTCGATTGTTTCGGTTTGTAATGATATGGGGTACGATACATCATTTTACCACGGTGCTCCGAATGGTTCAATGGGATTTTTAGGTTTTGGAAATATTCTTGGTTTTAAACATTATTTCGGAAAAGACGAATACAATCACAATGAAGATTTTGATGGAATGTGGGCAATCTGGGATGAACCGTTTTTACAGTATTTTGCTAAAAATGTAGGGAAGTCGACCCCTTTTATGGCAACCGTTTTTACAGCATCTTCACACCATCCGTTTAAAATTCCTGCAAAATATAACGGGAAATTTAAAAAAGGGAACATTGAAATGCATGAACCGATGCAATACACCGATTATGCGATTAAAGAATATTTTGAAACTGCTAAAAAACAGCCTTGGTTTAAAAATACCATTTTTGTCTTTACAGGAGATCACACCAATCAGGTGTATTATTCTGAATACGAAAAAGCGATGAACCGTTTTGCGGTGCCGTTGATTTTTTATTCTCCAAATCCTGAATATCAATTAAAAGGAGTGAATGATGAATTGGCACAGCAAATTGATATTTATCCTACTTTGGCAGATTTAATCGGATACAATAAAAAAATAAGAAGTTGGGGTAGAAGTTTGGTAAGTGAAAAAAAATACCAGCCTTTGATTGTAAACTCAGACGGAACTTCGGAGCAGTTTATCTATGGAAATTATATTTACAGATTCGATGGTAAAAATATTATCGGAATTTATGATAAAAGCGATTTAGGTTTTCAAAACAATCTGAATGATAAAATAAAATCTCCGGAAACCGAAAAAGGAAAACAAATGGCAAAAGCATGGTATCAGGATTATATGAGCCGCGTAATCAATAGAAAATTGAATTAA
- a CDS encoding DUF2147 domain-containing protein has translation MKKLLATFVLSLFSVMSFAQIEGKWKTIDDETKQAKSIVEIYKKSDGKYYGKVSQLLIKPADPNCTSCKDDRKGKPILGLEIIRGLAKDGDEFTGGTITDPKTGKTYKCTITKSGDKLNVRGYMGVSILGRTQVWQKVN, from the coding sequence ATGAAAAAATTATTAGCAACATTTGTACTTTCACTGTTCAGTGTGATGTCTTTTGCACAAATCGAAGGAAAATGGAAAACCATAGATGATGAAACAAAACAGGCAAAATCTATCGTAGAAATCTACAAAAAATCTGACGGTAAATATTACGGAAAAGTATCTCAGTTATTGATTAAACCAGCAGATCCTAACTGTACAAGCTGTAAAGATGACAGAAAAGGGAAGCCAATTTTAGGATTGGAAATCATCAGAGGTTTGGCAAAAGATGGCGATGAGTTTACAGGAGGTACCATTACAGATCCTAAAACAGGTAAAACTTACAAATGTACCATCACCAAAAGCGGAGATAAGCTAAATGTAAGAGGATATATGGGCGTTTCTATTTTAGGAAGAACACAGGTTTGGCAGAAAGTAAACTAA
- a CDS encoding pyruvate dehydrogenase complex E1 component subunit beta — translation MAEHTFREVIAQAMSEEMRKDESIFLMGEEVAEYNGAYKASKGMLDEFGAKRVIDTPIAELGFTGIAVGAAMNGNRPIVEYMTFNFALVGIDQIINNAAKIRQMSGGQWNCPIVFRGPTASAGQLGATHSQAFENWFANVPGLKVVVPSNPYDAKGLLKTAIQDNDPVIFMESEQMYGDKMEIPEEEYYLPIGKADIKREGTDVTLVSFGKIMKLALQAAEDMAKEGISVEVIDLRTVRPLDFDTVLTSVKKTNRLVILEEAWPFGSVSSEITYMVQQKAFDYLDAPIKRITTPDAPAPYSSALFAEWFPKLEKVKEEIKKAMYVK, via the coding sequence ATGGCAGAACATACTTTTCGTGAAGTGATTGCGCAGGCAATGAGTGAGGAAATGCGTAAAGACGAATCCATTTTTCTAATGGGAGAAGAGGTTGCAGAATATAATGGTGCATACAAAGCTTCTAAAGGAATGTTGGATGAGTTTGGTGCTAAGCGCGTAATCGATACACCTATCGCAGAACTTGGTTTTACAGGAATTGCTGTAGGCGCTGCAATGAATGGTAACAGACCAATTGTAGAATATATGACATTCAACTTTGCTCTTGTTGGGATCGATCAGATTATCAACAACGCAGCAAAAATCCGTCAGATGAGTGGTGGTCAGTGGAACTGCCCGATTGTTTTCCGTGGTCCTACAGCTTCTGCAGGTCAGTTGGGAGCAACACACTCTCAGGCTTTTGAAAACTGGTTCGCAAACGTTCCGGGTCTTAAAGTAGTAGTTCCTTCAAACCCTTATGATGCGAAAGGATTATTAAAAACTGCAATTCAGGATAACGATCCGGTAATTTTCATGGAATCTGAACAGATGTACGGAGACAAAATGGAAATTCCTGAAGAAGAATATTACTTACCAATAGGAAAAGCTGATATTAAAAGAGAAGGTACTGATGTTACTTTAGTTTCTTTCGGAAAAATCATGAAATTGGCTCTTCAGGCGGCTGAAGATATGGCTAAAGAAGGTATTTCTGTAGAAGTTATCGATTTAAGAACAGTTCGTCCTTTAGATTTCGATACGGTATTAACTTCAGTAAAGAAAACAAACAGATTGGTAATTTTAGAAGAAGCTTGGCCATTTGGTTCTGTATCTTCAGAGATTACTTATATGGTACAGCAAAAAGCATTTGATTATTTGGATGCGCCAATCAAGAGAATTACTACTCCTGATGCGCCTGCTCCTTATTCATCTGCGTTATTTGCAGAATGGTTCCCTAAACTTGAAAAAGTGAAAGAGGAAATCAAAAAAGCAATGTACGTGAAATAA
- a CDS encoding KUP/HAK/KT family potassium transporter, whose product MAEVTEGGHHIDLKKLSFVGVIVSLGIVFGDIGTSPLYVMKAIVNARKDGSTMPFDTYIEGALSCIIWTLTLQTTLKYVIIALKADNRGEGGILALYSLVKKLKKKWLYVVAIIGASTLVADSVITPSLTVMSAIEGLKIYNPETPVVFITLFILFIVFVVQQFGTASIGKFFGPIMVTWFLVLGGFGSMHIFDHIEILKAFNPMYAYNLITHSPSAIVIMGAVFLCTTGAEALYSDLGHCGAKNIRVSWIFVKLMLILNYLGQGAWLLDNYEKVFSGVNPFFGIMPEWAVLPGVILATLAAIIASQAVITGSFTMFSEAMSISFWPNQHIEYPSGVKGQMYIPRINWGLMFFCFIVVIFFQKSEHMEAAYGLTITITMLMTTILLTYWLSRTRLNKFFLFGFVAIYLFLESGFFYANVIKFFDGGWLTMVLGGFIAVCMYAWYNGRLLKANFTSYVKIDKYVSIIKDMKLDETIPKYCTNLAYLSRAKRNDEIESKIIYSIIKKQPKRADHYFILSIVNQEDPYTFKYSIDEILPGTIYKVNFLLGFKVDRRINDYFNMVLKDLMADGTIPSRSSHPSLRAHNVPPDLKYVIIDNTYINDILLTVKQKITLNIYNFVKYIGSDDFKSWGVTSHNVVVESAPLTEETISSSKIQQAEFRRSNF is encoded by the coding sequence ATGGCAGAAGTTACAGAAGGAGGTCATCATATAGACCTTAAAAAGCTTTCATTTGTGGGAGTTATCGTTTCTCTAGGGATTGTTTTCGGAGACATTGGTACATCACCGCTTTACGTAATGAAGGCAATTGTCAATGCAAGGAAAGATGGCTCAACGATGCCTTTCGACACTTATATTGAAGGTGCGCTTTCTTGTATTATCTGGACTTTAACACTTCAGACAACTCTTAAATATGTGATTATCGCTCTTAAAGCAGATAACCGCGGTGAAGGTGGAATTTTAGCTTTATATTCTTTAGTTAAAAAACTAAAAAAGAAATGGCTCTACGTCGTCGCCATCATTGGTGCATCAACCTTGGTTGCCGATAGTGTGATTACGCCTTCTCTTACGGTAATGTCTGCAATTGAGGGACTTAAAATCTACAATCCAGAAACACCGGTTGTTTTTATTACCCTATTTATTCTCTTTATCGTTTTCGTTGTACAGCAATTCGGAACGGCTTCTATCGGAAAATTCTTCGGACCTATCATGGTGACGTGGTTTTTGGTTTTGGGAGGTTTCGGATCAATGCATATTTTTGATCATATCGAAATTTTAAAAGCATTCAACCCAATGTATGCGTATAACCTGATTACCCATTCGCCAAGTGCAATTGTAATCATGGGTGCAGTGTTTTTATGTACAACCGGAGCGGAAGCATTATATTCAGATCTAGGACATTGCGGAGCGAAAAATATCCGTGTAAGCTGGATCTTTGTTAAATTGATGTTGATCCTTAATTATTTAGGACAAGGAGCTTGGTTGTTAGATAACTATGAAAAAGTTTTCTCAGGAGTCAATCCTTTCTTCGGAATTATGCCGGAATGGGCCGTTTTACCGGGAGTAATTTTGGCAACTTTAGCAGCAATTATTGCAAGTCAGGCAGTAATTACAGGTTCATTTACAATGTTTTCTGAGGCGATGTCAATTTCATTCTGGCCTAATCAGCATATCGAATATCCTTCAGGAGTAAAAGGACAAATGTATATCCCAAGAATCAATTGGGGATTGATGTTTTTCTGTTTTATCGTCGTTATTTTCTTCCAGAAATCAGAGCACATGGAAGCAGCCTATGGTTTAACAATTACCATAACGATGTTGATGACCACAATCTTATTAACATATTGGTTAAGCCGTACAAGATTAAATAAATTCTTCCTTTTTGGTTTTGTAGCCATTTATCTTTTCCTTGAATCTGGATTCTTCTATGCGAATGTAATTAAGTTTTTCGACGGCGGTTGGTTAACAATGGTTCTTGGAGGTTTCATTGCAGTTTGTATGTACGCTTGGTACAACGGAAGATTATTAAAAGCCAATTTCACGAGCTATGTGAAGATCGATAAATATGTTTCTATCATCAAAGACATGAAATTGGATGAAACAATACCAAAATATTGTACCAATCTTGCGTATCTGAGCCGCGCGAAGCGAAATGATGAAATAGAATCGAAAATTATTTATTCCATTATTAAAAAACAGCCTAAAAGAGCAGATCATTATTTTATTCTGAGTATTGTCAACCAAGAAGATCCTTACACATTTAAATACAGCATAGATGAAATTTTGCCGGGAACGATTTATAAAGTAAATTTCCTTTTAGGATTTAAGGTAGACCGTAGAATCAATGATTATTTCAATATGGTTTTAAAGGATTTAATGGCAGACGGAACAATTCCATCACGAAGCAGCCATCCCTCTTTGAGAGCGCATAATGTTCCGCCAGATTTAAAGTATGTAATCATAGATAACACCTATATCAACGATATTCTTTTAACGGTAAAACAAAAAATAACGTTAAATATTTATAATTTTGTTAAATATATCGGTAGCGATGACTTCAAATCTTGGGGTGTTACTTCGCACAATGTTGTCGTAGAATCGGCGCCATTAACGGAAGAAACGATCTCAAGCAGTAAAATTCAACAGGCAGAATTTAGAAGATCTAATTTTTAA
- a CDS encoding Fur family transcriptional regulator, producing the protein MDTLQKEKNIALIKDVLRNYLLEKGFRNTPERYTILEEIYNMDHHFNVDDLYLLMMQKKYHVSKATIYNTIEIFLDAGLIRKHQFGEKTLTSSSYEKSYFDKQHDHLVIYKKDSDKEIEEIIEFCDPRIQGIKEAIEGAFGVKIDSHSLYFYGTKND; encoded by the coding sequence ATGGATACTTTACAAAAAGAAAAAAATATAGCTTTAATAAAAGACGTTTTACGAAATTATTTACTTGAAAAAGGTTTTCGTAACACGCCTGAACGATATACCATCTTAGAAGAGATCTATAATATGGATCATCACTTTAATGTAGATGATTTGTATCTTCTGATGATGCAGAAAAAATATCATGTTTCTAAAGCTACGATTTACAATACCATCGAGATTTTCCTTGATGCAGGCTTAATTCGTAAGCACCAGTTTGGTGAAAAAACATTGACTTCATCTTCTTACGAGAAATCTTATTTTGATAAGCAGCACGATCATTTGGTGATTTACAAAAAAGATTCAGACAAAGAAATTGAAGAAATCATCGAGTTCTGTGATCCTAGAATTCAAGGGATTAAAGAAGCAATAGAAGGAGCTTTTGGCGTAAAAATTGATTCTCATTCGCTGTATTTTTATGGCACTAAGAATGATTAA
- a CDS encoding OstA-like protein — MRLVLFLFLFISSFTLAQVTPKPAQRDPYLQSPVKNQPQKSKPGQKVKIIHADEIIKDPAKYDGNQYLKGNVVIDHQGSILSADEVVMYEAENFVKAIGNTRLQNSDGSIITSSEMEYDGNTQKGVARKNVVLTDPKGTIIKTETMYYDRVSNQAYFNTGGTINDGKSTTYAKTATYFLTTRTIDLTGRVKIVDKDYTLEGDNVVQNQNTNIVTINGYTVITNNKNPKNRIITDKGTHNMNTKESFLTKNSRIYYNDKILTGDEMYYNQLTGFGKATGNVTLDDPLEKRYIKGGYGEIYEKKDSSMMTKEPYAVKIFEKDSLYFSSEKILSYQKPDTADITKKKSYLRAFKKARIYKSNAQGRADSIAFNETDGIMHMYTNPILWSGEKQVTGDKVEAYFNTETENIDSLKVIGNGFAIAKVDSLNLLDEFHQVKGKLMTVYYEGPDIKEIKVIGNAEAITYADEFNKKTKVNERIGVNVSICGIISALFDQRQVQIISCSIGAAAKTYPMSQISPEQKKFEDFNWNTKDRIRKWQDILVDSPNYEEIKYEPNDALYNKVQEAAEKERAKEEAKKPKRVRK; from the coding sequence ATGAGACTGGTTCTTTTTCTATTCCTATTTATTTCCTCGTTTACTTTGGCTCAGGTTACACCGAAACCTGCGCAACGAGACCCTTATTTACAAAGTCCTGTAAAAAATCAGCCACAGAAAAGTAAGCCCGGACAAAAGGTGAAGATTATTCATGCTGATGAAATTATTAAAGATCCTGCCAAATATGATGGTAATCAATATTTAAAGGGAAATGTTGTCATCGATCATCAAGGCTCTATTTTAAGCGCCGATGAAGTGGTGATGTATGAAGCCGAAAACTTTGTAAAAGCAATCGGAAATACAAGACTTCAAAACTCTGATGGCTCAATCATTACATCATCAGAAATGGAGTACGACGGAAATACTCAAAAAGGTGTTGCCCGAAAAAATGTGGTCTTAACCGATCCTAAAGGAACGATTATTAAAACTGAAACCATGTATTACGACAGGGTTTCTAATCAGGCTTATTTTAATACAGGTGGAACTATCAATGACGGTAAAAGCACAACCTACGCAAAAACTGCCACTTATTTTCTGACGACACGTACGATTGATCTTACAGGAAGAGTTAAAATTGTAGATAAAGATTATACTTTGGAAGGCGATAATGTGGTTCAGAATCAGAATACCAATATTGTTACCATTAACGGTTATACCGTAATTACTAATAATAAAAATCCGAAGAACAGAATTATTACCGATAAAGGAACTCATAATATGAATACCAAAGAGTCTTTTCTTACAAAAAACTCGAGGATTTATTATAATGACAAGATTCTTACCGGAGATGAGATGTATTATAATCAACTCACTGGTTTCGGTAAAGCTACGGGAAATGTTACGCTTGATGATCCTTTAGAGAAAAGATACATTAAAGGTGGTTATGGTGAGATTTATGAAAAGAAAGACTCGTCAATGATGACTAAAGAGCCTTATGCGGTGAAGATTTTTGAAAAAGATTCGCTTTATTTTTCGTCTGAAAAAATTCTGTCTTATCAAAAACCGGATACTGCAGATATTACCAAAAAGAAAAGTTATTTGAGGGCTTTCAAAAAAGCAAGAATTTATAAATCAAATGCACAGGGAAGAGCAGATTCTATTGCTTTCAACGAAACAGATGGAATTATGCACATGTACACTAATCCTATTTTATGGAGCGGCGAAAAACAGGTGACCGGTGATAAAGTAGAAGCTTATTTTAATACTGAAACTGAAAATATCGACTCTTTAAAAGTAATAGGAAACGGTTTTGCGATTGCTAAAGTAGATTCATTAAATCTGTTAGATGAATTTCATCAGGTGAAAGGAAAATTAATGACGGTGTATTACGAAGGTCCGGATATCAAAGAAATTAAAGTAATCGGAAATGCTGAAGCAATAACGTATGCCGATGAATTTAATAAGAAAACAAAGGTTAACGAAAGAATCGGGGTTAATGTATCAATATGCGGAATTATCAGTGCATTGTTTGATCAGCGTCAGGTTCAGATTATTTCATGCAGTATCGGAGCGGCAGCAAAAACGTATCCGATGAGTCAGATTTCTCCGGAGCAGAAAAAATTTGAAGATTTCAACTGGAATACCAAAGACCGAATACGGAAATGGCAGGATATTCTCGTTGACTCACCAAATTATGAAGAGATAAAATACGAACCCAACGATGCTCTTTACAATAAAGTACAGGAAGCAGCGGAAAAAGAAAGAGCTAAAGAAGAAGCTAAAAAACCTAAAAGGGTAAGAAAATAA
- a CDS encoding aspartate aminotransferase family protein, translated as MQNDFFKYQAQTTQFAAGFEVEKAEGSYIFGKDGRKYLDFVAGVSANTLGHSHPKVVNAIKEQADRYLHVMVYGEYAQEKPVELCRLLAEATPDPLEITYLVNSGAEAIDGSLKLAKRYTGREEIVSFKNSYHGNTHGALSVSGHEGHKREFRPLLPMVSFIEFNNENDFDKITEKTACVILETIQGAAGFLVPNNDYLIKLKKRCEEVGALLILDEIQPGFGRTGKLFSFEHFGIVPDILVMGKGMGGGVPVGAFMSSKKIMETLSHSPKLGHITTFGGNPLIAAASHATLKEVLESGLMNEVDEKEKLYRELLVHPKIKNINGKGLMLAVNLGTPEFTLNVAKKCMEKGLIVFWQLYRNEYLRISPPLTISKEEITEGCKIILDVLNEENPI; from the coding sequence ATGCAAAACGATTTTTTTAAATATCAGGCTCAAACGACACAATTTGCAGCAGGTTTTGAAGTGGAAAAAGCAGAAGGAAGCTATATTTTTGGAAAAGACGGAAGAAAATATCTCGATTTCGTAGCGGGAGTTTCTGCCAATACTTTGGGGCATTCGCATCCGAAAGTAGTAAATGCGATTAAAGAGCAGGCTGATAGATATCTTCATGTGATGGTTTATGGCGAATATGCTCAGGAAAAACCTGTTGAATTGTGTAGATTATTAGCTGAAGCAACTCCGGATCCTTTAGAAATTACTTACTTGGTCAACAGCGGTGCGGAAGCAATTGACGGAAGTTTAAAACTGGCAAAAAGATATACGGGTAGAGAAGAAATTGTTTCTTTCAAAAACTCTTATCATGGTAATACGCACGGAGCATTAAGCGTTTCAGGACATGAAGGTCACAAAAGAGAATTTCGTCCTTTGTTACCAATGGTTTCTTTTATTGAGTTTAATAATGAAAATGATTTCGATAAAATCACAGAAAAAACAGCTTGCGTAATTCTTGAAACTATTCAGGGAGCAGCAGGATTTTTAGTTCCAAATAATGATTATTTAATTAAACTAAAAAAGAGATGTGAAGAAGTTGGAGCTTTATTGATTCTTGATGAAATCCAGCCAGGTTTTGGTAGAACAGGGAAACTTTTTTCTTTTGAGCATTTCGGTATCGTTCCTGATATTTTGGTGATGGGAAAAGGAATGGGAGGTGGAGTTCCGGTCGGAGCCTTTATGAGTTCGAAAAAGATTATGGAAACGCTTTCTCACTCTCCGAAATTAGGGCACATCACAACTTTTGGAGGAAATCCTTTGATTGCTGCAGCTTCTCATGCAACTTTAAAAGAAGTTTTAGAAAGTGGTTTGATGAATGAAGTGGATGAAAAAGAAAAACTGTACAGAGAACTTTTGGTTCATCCTAAAATTAAAAATATCAACGGGAAAGGTTTGATGCTTGCGGTAAATCTTGGAACTCCGGAATTTACACTCAATGTTGCTAAAAAATGTATGGAAAAAGGTCTTATTGTTTTCTGGCAGTTATACCGAAATGAATACCTGAGAATTTCTCCACCGCTAACAATTTCTAAAGAAGAAATTACAGAAGGATGTAAGATTATTCTTGACGTTTTAAACGAGGAAAACCCTATATAA